One region of Armigeres subalbatus isolate Guangzhou_Male chromosome 3, GZ_Asu_2, whole genome shotgun sequence genomic DNA includes:
- the LOC134225920 gene encoding multiple inositol polyphosphate phosphatase 1, with protein sequence MLSSPALVIRLLIVFCVSLATVVFGQACSEKPWVAIHRRLATKTPYRHVFRDDGYNPFDRIEGCQIRRTWGLFRHGTRNPSQKVIERMNTDLVSIRDDILQHGKLCKKDLELFERWRPTLNVEEEKILVAEGADEMRQMGKRFRARYGKWLPKDYQKENFYFKFTKTERAENSARNFSLGLFGRTVDVEYPTALSRDPILRFYKLCERWRSDIKRNPDAVQEVDLFYNSKPMKEVIGRISKKIGTYLDAESIHLMYQTCAFETAWDKKYTSPWCTLFDKSSVKVLEFGEDLEYYWIDGYGYELTYEQACSAFGDLLKRFNGELEPYTFYFTHSGTLLKAMAFLGLYRDDYRLTHKDFERKRQWRVSEIDAFASNLVFTQLECSNGTYVMLSHQERVVHIPGCPRGQTMCHYDTFKRLFNERIENCAFDAMCSRVVPKRDEL encoded by the exons ATGCTTTCGTCACCCGCTTTGGTGATACGGTTGCTGATCGTCTTCTGCGTGTCGCTGGCAACGGTGGTTTTCGGACAAGCATGCTCGGAGAAACCATGGGTGGCTATCCACCGGAGGTTGGCCACCAAAACGCCCTATCGCCATGTGTTTCGTGATGATGGATACAATCCGTTCGACAGGATCGAAGGATGTCAGATTAGGCGAACGTGGGGGTTGTTTCGGCATGGGACACGAAATCCGTCGCAAAAGGTGATTGAACGAATGAACACGGATTTGGTGAGTATTCGGGACGACATTCTGCAGCACGGGAAATTGTGCAAGAAAGATTTGGAATTGTTTGAGCGATGGAGGCCGACGCTAAACGTGGAAGAGGAAAAGATCCTGGTGGCCGAAGGAGCGGATGAAATGCGGCAGATGGGCAAACGCTTTCGTGCACGATATGGCAAGTGGTTACCGAAGGACTACCAgaaggaaaatttttatttcaaattcacAAAGACGGAGCGGGCTGAGAATAGTGCAAGGAATTTCAGTTTAGGATTGTTCGGTCGGACAGTGGATGTGGAATATCCCACTGCGCTTTCGCGGGATCCGATTTTAAGATTCTATAAACTGTGCGAGCGATGGAGAAGCGATATAAAACGAAATCCAGATGCAGTTCAGGAGGTTGATTTGTTCTACAATAGCAAACCAATGAAAGAAGTTATTGGCAGAATCTCAAAGAAGATAGGCACTTACTTGGATGCAGAGAGCATCCATCTGATGTATCAGACTTGTGCCTTCGAAACGGCGTGGGATAAAAAGTATACATCACCGTGGTGTACGTTGTTTGATAAAAGTTCCGTGAAGGTGCTGGAATTCGGGGAGGATTTAGAGTACTATTGGATTGACGGATATGGATACGAGTTGACATACGAACAGGCATGCAGTGCCTTTGGGGACTTGCTGAAACGATTCAACGGAGAGCTAGAGCCCTACACGTTCTACTTTACTCATTCAGGAACGCTCCTCAAGGCCATGGCTTTCCTTGGTCTGTATCGAGATGATTATCGACTGACGCACAAGGATTTCGAACGAAAACGACAGTGGAGGGTCAGTGAAATCGATGCGTTCGCATCGAACCTGGTGTTCACACAATTAGA GTGCTCAAATGGAACTTATGTGATGCTCAGTCACCAAGAGCGGGTGGTACACATTCCTGGATGTCCGCGGGGTCAGACAATGTGTCATTATGACACTTTTAAACGATTGTTCAACGAACGGATTGAGAATTGCGCATTCGACGCAATGTGCTCTCGTGTAGTGCCTAAAAGAGATGAATTGTGA